From Euwallacea similis isolate ESF13 chromosome 6, ESF131.1, whole genome shotgun sequence:
gatttttttctgattatttCACATCCTTGGACCTTCACCACTTAATGTACGATCTGCAATGACGTTCTTGTGATAGTCGAAACCGAATAGCACTACTCATGGAGTTGTTCGTATTTGGAAATACTTGGAAATATCAGATgttaaaggtaaatttttgtgttttcaataaaaatcgaGAGGAGGTTACGTGGGTGAAATACAAACAGTCTCTGTGAAAATTTTCAGTGTTACTAAATCGAGCGTTCTTCCTCGGGGTTTGGAAAATCGGAAGGTATTGATATTAGTTCGAGTTTGGTACGGTAAAACGATCAATTTTagcaaaaagcaaataaacacAATCAAGTCATTAGAGGAGCAGTCAATgacaaacaactttttccGTTAGCGATAAATACACATAAACGAACAATTAATTGTAACAAAATCGGTCCCCTAATGGCTCCTGGAAATGTTTTCGCAACAATCTAcgtctttttgaaaattagaaaaaaatgacttaattaaaaaacgattttgtCCTGCGACATTCCGagtaaaagataaaaatccCGCCACTATTTGTGGCTCCCGTCTATTTATTTGCTTCACTAATTTTATCTATAACGAgcagcaaatatttttaaaaccgaAAACCGACTTTACCACACaccttattaataaattcacatgTACATATGTCAACGGAGAAGGTTCATTATCTGTCAAGAGCTAAATGAGTACTTGACCTAATAACACTGTCAATTTTTGCAGAGACTGTCTTCTATTGCCATTACTCCGCCCCTATCACCATGACGCAGTCGCAGCAGTACTGCCTGCGCTGGAACAACCACCGAACTAACCTCATCTCAGTTTTCGATGAGCTACTCCAAAATGAGTCCTTCACTGACGTCACTTTGGTGTGCGAGGGACGAAGCCTCATTAAAGCCCACAGGATGGTGCTCGCTGCCTGCTCACAATATTTCCAGGTATACACCAAACATCCTGTAAGGTTCCGTATTATACAGCCACGATTAATTGCAGAGCATCTTCACTGACTTGCCCTGCAAGCACCCAGTGGTAGTGCTCAAAGACgtaaaatattcagaaatcAAAGCTATTCTTGAGTATATGTACAGGGGGGAAGTGAATGTGGCTCAAGACCAATTGGCTGCATTGTTGAAAGTTGCTGAAGCTTTGAAAGTTAAAGGTCTGGTGGAGGAGAACAGGTAAAGAAGTTGTGAGTCAAGGTTACGATAAATGCTAACTATTGCGTGATCAAGGGCGTGCAAGACTGAAAAAGAAGAGAGTCTTAGTACTGAACCCTCATCAGTACCCATTACCTCCAACTCAATTGTGCATAGCGGTGGCTCTCCTCCATACTCCTCCAACTCGTACAAAATACCTTATAGTCCCTACGACCGAAAGTCTCAAGAGCCAAGGATGAACTTGCCCCTTTGGGCAGTGCCCTTGCCTCACCACAATGCAGCTGTAAGTGCGTAAAAATCAACGTCACCCTAACTTCAATAGCAATTCTTGCAGCTTCCCAACCAGAGTCATTCACATGTAGCAGTAACAGCAGCTGCAATGTTGAGTAGTGCCTATGAGGCAGTGAGTTCAGACATGTCACCTCTTAAGAGGAAAAAATTGAGTAGTCTTCTGATGCAAAGGGACACTCCGATTTTGAGGACTGTCCTCGGACAGGGTCAGTCAGAATCGCAGCCTGTTAGTTTGGTGTGTCATCCTGATAGTGCTGAGATGGTTGCTGGGGATCAGCCGATCGTTAAGGTACGTAAGTTAAGTTGAAATGAAACATACTCTAGATATATCTggatttttgctttttgaatACAGGGTCCGTCATATATACcgggtatttaaaaaagatgCGGCAATATTTAAGGGGGTAATTGCTCAGgtcattttgtaaaaaaaaagttcctataaacataggtccgcaaacgcttcgttacAGATCTACAAGGTGTTgatctttcattaaaaaacagtaaaaattagatttgtcCAAAACCGcttgaaatattatattgaaattttagacatGTCAATAGCTATAGGAAATACATACTTTGCAAtacaaaacgattttttagaCTTACCAGTAGCGCGTGTATTGGCGCGTCACaagctatttttaaagaaaaaaaataggacTCCGCTGATTtctctaaaaatgaaaaatatttttgaattccttgttcaattatgaagaaaaaagctctcttaatattttatcgTACGACCTCCcgtttgagtaaaaaaaaaacattttagtacATGTGTATTtatcatagatttttttattaaccatATGGAATAATggcataatttattaaatcactTTTCTATCAA
This genomic window contains:
- the LOC136409402 gene encoding uncharacterized protein isoform X3, producing MWFPVRVRAERYIITETVFYCHYSAPITMTQSQQYCLRWNNHRTNLISVFDELLQNESFTDVTLVCEGRSLIKAHRMVLAACSQYFQSIFTDLPCKHPVVVLKDVKYSEIKAILEYMYRGEVNVAQDQLAALLKVAEALKVKGLVEENRACKTEKEESLSTEPSSVPITSNSIVHSGGSPPYSSNSYKIPYSPYDRKSQEPRMNLPLWAVPLPHHNAALPNQSHSHVAVTAAAMLSSAYEAVSSDMSPLKRKKLSSLLMQRDTPILRTVLGQGQSESQPVSLVCHPDSAEMVAGDQPIVKHMKNEPSENAQSPYTGFAERLNDEEDKSKLAIPSSSPQSSSLDTRTSSITTCIPSQNSELNRRYKLYTRDDILSAIEDVRNGMSALQAARKYKVPSRTLYDKVKKLGITTCRPFKRGSNGSSACFPYGYRDQLSESEETMNNNSTLFEASTFLQHALERGGDEREALAAMTVAAAAHAAASGHSTSPNNMEARSPSPSPTMLRYMRQGSLASSPAPGSEHHYNSDPTNGSSEDHEDQVEDLSVNRKVIMSSMT